In Pirellulales bacterium, the genomic window CGATGACGACGGGCAGGAACAGCCGCTGCGGATTGGCCTTCGAGAAACCGCCGTTCCGGTCGGCACTCCATTGCATCGGCGTGCGCACGCCATTGCGGTCTCCCAAATAGATATTGTCTCCCATGCCGATTTCGTCACCGTAGTAGATCACCGGCGTCCCTGGCAGCGAAAACAACAGACCGTTGAGCAATTCTATCGTGCGCCGATTGTTGTTGAGCAGCGGTGCCAGGCGGCGGCGGATGCCTAAATTGATGCGCGCCTCGCGGTCGTGCGCATAGACACGATACATATAGTCGCGCTCTTCATCGGTGACCATTTCCAGCGTTAGCTCATCGTGATTGCGCAAAAAGATGAACCATTGGCAATTGTCAGGAATCGGCGGCGTTTGCTGCAAAATATCGACGATCGGAAAGCGGTCCTCCATGTGCTTGGCCATGAACAGCCGCGGCATGACGGGAAAATGAAACGCCGTGTGGCATTCGTCGCCATCGCCGAAATAGTCACGGGCGTCCTCCGGCCATTGATTGGCTTCGGCGAGTAACATCCGTCCGGGAAAATGGTCGTCGATGTGCCGGCGTAGCTTCTTCAGAAAGAAATGTGTTTCCGGCAGATTCTCGCAGTTAGAGCCTTCACGCTCGTATAGATAAGGCACGGCGTCGAGGCGCATGCCATCGACGCCCATCTTCAACCAGAAATCGAACGCCTGGAACAATGCATCGTGTACCGCCGGGTTGTCGAAGTTCAAGTCCGGCTGATGCGCGTAGAACCGATGCCAATAGTAGGATTTGGCGACCGGATCCCAACTCCAGTTCGAAGGCTCAAAATCTTTGAAAATAATGCGGGCATCGAGATACTTGTCGGGTGCATTGCTCCAAACATAAAATTCGCGATGCAACGAGCCTGGTTTTGCTTGGCGGGCGCGTTGGAACCAGGGATGTTGATCGGAGGTATGATTCAATACCAACTCCGTAATGACGCGCAAGCCGCGAGCATGAGCTTCGCGCAGAAAGTTCTTGAAATCGCGTAGTGTGCCGTAGGCCGGGTTGACGTCGGTATAGTTGGAGATGTCATAACCGTCGTCTTTCAGCGGCGACGGATAGAACGGCAGCAGCCAGAGCGCCGACACGCCTAAATCTTGCAAGTAGTCGAGTTTCTCGGTCAAGCCGACGAAGTCACCGATGCCGTCTCCCGTGCTATCGCAAAACGACCGCACATGCAATTGATAAATTACGGCGTCTTTATACCAGAGGGGCGCGGCTTCGAGTGCCGCGGCGGCGCTGGCGCTTGAATAGGCTACGGGCGAATCGGTGACAACTTCGGCGGTCATCGGATAATTCTGGAACCTGAATTGGTTAGTGATCGGCGGTTGGCAATTCCGGTGGAATGATTCACATTCTTGCAATTTCGGCAAATTGATTGGCTACTCAGCGGCGTAAATGAAACACATGGGCGACCGCCGTTTGTGGATTCAATTCAATGTACACGCGCGGCGAATGCCAGCGGAACGCACTCGTGGCCAACAAGTCGATCGCCTCGCAACCATCAGCATATTCGGCGGGCAACTCCAGCCAGCCACTGTGGGTTTGGTGAGGATCGAGATTGACCACGACAAGTACTTTGTCGTCGCCGATTGCCGCCTGTTTGCTGAACGCCAACAACTGATCGCTGTCGATTGCATGGAATGTAACACTGCCGTTGCGCTGCAAGGCCGCGTGCTCCCTGCGGATGCGATTCAACCGCGCGAGCAGTTCGCGCAGGCTATCGGGGCGTTCGAATTCCCAACGCTTGAGTTCATATTTCTCCGAATTCAAATACTCTTCACTGCCAGGCTCTCGCGGGGCGTGCTCTAGCAGCTCGAACGCCGCTCCATAGATACCATAGTTTGCCCCAAGCGTCGCCGCCAGAATCGCCCTCGCGATAAACGCCGGCCGGCCGCCGGTTTGCAAATAGGAATGCAGAACGTCCGGTGTGTTCGGCCACAGGTTTGGGCGAAACACATCGGCCAGCGCCGACTGTGAAAGCTCGGTGAAGTATTCGGTCAACTCCTGCTTCGAATTTCGCCAAGTGAAATAGGTGTACGATTGCGTGAATCCGAGCTTTGCCAGTCGATACATGATCTTGGGCCGCGTGAAGGCCTCGGAAAGAAAGATCGCATCGGGCCGCACTCGTTTCACTTCGGCGATGCAAGTTTCCCAAAAGGCGAATGGTTTCGTGTGGGGATTATCGACTCGGAAGATTCGCACGCCGTGCTCGATCCAAAATAAGAAGATGCTCGTGAGTTCTTCCCAGAGGGCGCGCCAATCGTCGCATTCGAAATCGAACGGGAAAATGTCCTGATATTTCTTTGGCGGGTTCTCGGCATACTGGATCGTGCCGTCGGGCCGACCGCGAAACCAATTCGGATGCTCGCGGACATAGGGATGGTCGGGTGAGCATTGAAAGGCGATGTCCAGCGCGAGTTCGATGTTGCGATCCGCTGCGGCGGCCACCAGCGCGTGAAAATCGTCGGTCGTGCCGAGTTGGGGATGAATCGCTTTGTGTCCACCTTCGGGTCCGCCAATTGCCCACGGGCTGCCGACATCGCTCGGGTCGGCGGTTGCGGCATTGTTCTTGCCCTTGCGAAACGCCCGTCCGATGGGATGGATCGGCGGCAGATAGAGCACGTCGAACCCCATCTCAGCAATATACGGCAGCCGAGCGATCGCGTCTTGCAGCGTTCCATGCTGTCCGATTTCCTTGCCATACGACCGGGGAAAGAGTTCGTACCAAGCACTGAACGCGGCCCGCTCGTCGTCAACTGCAATCGGTATTTCGTGCGACATTGTCGCCAGGGTGCGATCGGCGTATCGATCCATCAAGGCGAGTAAATCAGCATGTGCGGCAACCGCGCATCGCGTCGACGGGCTGGACGATTGAAACGAGCCTTCAGCCGCGATTCGCTCTGCAAACTGGGCAAGCCGCTGCGAGTCGATTCCGCTCGCTCGCTGGGTGGCAGCTCGTACAAGCTCCATGCCGATTAGCAGATCGACGTGCAAGTCTTGCCCTACAGCGGCGCGTTTCTCCAGATCATGACGCCAGGATAGAAAACGATCGACCCAGGATTCGATTCGATAACGATGCCGCCCCAGGCGATGGACGGAAAACTCGCCTCGCCAGCGATCATTTCCCAGCGGCACCATCGGCAACTCGTGCCATTCCGATTCATCTTCGTGGCGATGCTGAAGCTTGACGGCGAGTTCTTCGTGGCCATCGGTGAATACGTCGGCTTCGACGACGACGCCGTCGCCGACGATCCGCTTCATTGCAAACCGCCCCCCATCGACCTGTGGGCGAATCCCTTCCATCACAACGCGGCGGCGACCTGATTCCAACGGCTGCATTCACTCCATTCCTTTCCTCCGTGAAGCGTGTCTGTGCATAACACACTCGATGAATTCTACCGCCAAATCGCGCGCGAGAACTACTGCGATTTAGCCGGTACTTGAGGGATTCGCTGCGGTCGGCGGATTCCTTTGCACTTCGGTTGTCGTGGCGACAGGTGGCCGATCTTTGGTCGAACTGGCTGGCGGCAACTCGATGGGCGACATGGGCATGGGCATGGCATCGGCGCCCAGTACGCGGAGGATGGCAACCGAACAGGCCCGAAGCGGATATTTTTCCCCCACGGGAAGCTTGCGGTGGTCGAGATTCAAATCGGCAGTGTCGAGCAACCGCTGCCACTGGGTGCAACCATCGAACGTGGGCAATACAAACGGGATATCGAGTTTTTGGTCGCCGTTGAACAAGATCAGCAGCGTATCGCCGTTGATCGGTTCGCCGTGCTCGTTCACGTCCACGTGCTTGCCGTAAAGTTGTACGCCAAGGCAACGCACGTATCCGACATCCCAGGCCTCTTGAGCCATCTCCTTACCATTGGGATCGAGCCACAAAATGTCGGGGATGGGCGAACCTTCCAGTTTTTCGCCGTGGAAAAAACGCCGGCGCTGGAGAACAGGCTGCGAAAAATAGAGCCGCACAAGCCGGCGGACAAAGGCAAGCAACTCCTGTTTCGTATCGTCGAGGTTCCAGTGGAGCCAGGTGATGTCGTTGTCTTGACAATAGCAGTTGTTGTTGCCGCGCTTCGTATGGCCGATTTCGTCGCCCGCCAAGAGCATCGCGACACCCTGCGAGCACATCAGCGTCGTCAAAATCGCTCGTTTTTTGCGATTGCGCAAGTCGAGAATCTCTGGATTGTCCGTCGGCCCTTCGACGCCACAATTCCAACTATTGTTGTCGTCGGCCCCGTCTCGGCCATCTTCTCCATTGGCTTCATTGTGTTTGTGGTCGTAGGAGACCAAGTCTTCGAGCGTAAACCCGTCGTGACAGGTGACAAAGTTAATGCTCGCATTCGGCGGCCGCTTGCTCCAGGCATAGAGATCGCTGGAACCACAAAACCGCGTGGCAAACTCGGGAACGACGCCCGCGTCTCCTTTCCAATACTTGCGCACGCAGTCGCGATATTTGCCGTTCCATTCCGACCACAGCACCGGAAAATTTCCGACCATGTAGCCGCCGGCACCCAAATCCCACGGCTCGGCGATCAGCTTGACTTGAGAAAGCACGGGATCTTGATGGATGATGTCGAAAAAAGCTCCCAGTTTATTGACTTCGTGCAGTTCCCGTGCCAGCGTACTAGCTAGGTCAAACCGAAACCCATCGACGTGCATGTCCAGCACCCAGTAGCGCAAGCTATCCATAATATGCTGCAACACGCGCGGGTTTTGCATTTGCAAAGTGTTGCCGCAGCCTGTGAAGTCCATATAGTAGCGTGGATCCTCCGGCGAAAGCCGATAGTAGGCCGCGTTATCGATGCCGCGGAACGACAGTGTCGGTCCCATCTGATTGCCTTCCGCCGTGTGGTTGTAAACCACGTCGAGAATCACTTCGATGCCGGCCGAGTGTAAATTGCGAACCATGGTTTTGAATTGCACGACGGCATCGAGCGGCGAGTTCGTTCTTGCATAGTCGATTTCAGGGGCGAAGAAATTCAGCGTATTGTAGCCCCAATAATTCGTCAGGCCCTTTTCCACCAAATGACGGTCATTCAAATGATGATGCACCGGCAATAATTCCACCGCCGAGATCCCCAGATCCTTGAGGTGCTTGATAACCGGATCGGTTCCCAGGCCCGAATAGGTGCCGCGAAACGATTCTGGCACATCGGGGTGCAGCTTCGTGAAGCCCTTGACGTGCAGTTCGTAGATCAACGTTTTATGCCAGGGCGTACGCGGCGGGCGGTCGTCTCCCCAGGTGAATGCCGTGTCGATCACTTTTCCCAGTGGGGCGTAGCGGGCATTGTCGCGCTTGTCGAACGACAAGTCGCCCTTGTCGCTTCCCAACTTGTAAGAAAACATCGAATCGGCCCAACGGACGGGGCGGGCGATGCATTTCGCGTAGGGATCGAGCAGCACTTTGTTCGGATTAAAGCGATGTCCTTTAGCCGGCTCGTACGGGCCATGAACGCGATAGCCGTAGATTTGGCCTGGCGCGACATCCGGCAAGTAGCCGTGGAAGACCATGTCGTCGTACTCGGGCAACTCGATCCGTTCTGCTTCGGTCTTGGCGTCCGGCGAATCGAACAGGCAGAGTTCGGCTTTCGTGGCATGCTCGGAGTACAAAGCGAAATTGACTCCGCGCCCATCCCAAGTGGCGCCGAGCGGATACGGTTGTCCCGGCCAGACTCTCATCGCATTCGTCCTGATAGCAAACCAGCCCCGCGACCACCGCAGCGCGGCGCGGAGCTGGAGAAGTGGTAATGGTCGACGCGAAACTGGCACGCGAGCGAAGCAGCAGCAGGATGCGCGACCCACGCGCGACTCACCCTCGTGCGCATCGACTCGGCCAAGTTTGATTTTCAAGCATAGCTTTCCGGACGTTTCCGTCAATTGCCCACGAGCGCTGGAATGGCACCGCCGCGGATATCGTCGGCATCCATCGCATTGGTCCCAGGAGCCGCGAAATCTTCACCGATGCAACGGCAGTGCTCCGCCTGTAGGCCTTTTTTCCCTGGCCAGGGGCCTGTACAGTAGCTGAGAGGATGTGAATGGATTGACCGTGCGTCGTAACGGTGGCTTGCAGCCTCCCGCCAAGGCCAGAAAGCCTTGATTCCCCGCAGCGGCTGGACGCCCCGTTGCGATCAATACATGACCTCTGAAGGGTCAC contains:
- the glgX gene encoding glycogen debranching protein GlgX yields the protein MRVWPGQPYPLGATWDGRGVNFALYSEHATKAELCLFDSPDAKTEAERIELPEYDDMVFHGYLPDVAPGQIYGYRVHGPYEPAKGHRFNPNKVLLDPYAKCIARPVRWADSMFSYKLGSDKGDLSFDKRDNARYAPLGKVIDTAFTWGDDRPPRTPWHKTLIYELHVKGFTKLHPDVPESFRGTYSGLGTDPVIKHLKDLGISAVELLPVHHHLNDRHLVEKGLTNYWGYNTLNFFAPEIDYARTNSPLDAVVQFKTMVRNLHSAGIEVILDVVYNHTAEGNQMGPTLSFRGIDNAAYYRLSPEDPRYYMDFTGCGNTLQMQNPRVLQHIMDSLRYWVLDMHVDGFRFDLASTLARELHEVNKLGAFFDIIHQDPVLSQVKLIAEPWDLGAGGYMVGNFPVLWSEWNGKYRDCVRKYWKGDAGVVPEFATRFCGSSDLYAWSKRPPNASINFVTCHDGFTLEDLVSYDHKHNEANGEDGRDGADDNNSWNCGVEGPTDNPEILDLRNRKKRAILTTLMCSQGVAMLLAGDEIGHTKRGNNNCYCQDNDITWLHWNLDDTKQELLAFVRRLVRLYFSQPVLQRRRFFHGEKLEGSPIPDILWLDPNGKEMAQEAWDVGYVRCLGVQLYGKHVDVNEHGEPINGDTLLILFNGDQKLDIPFVLPTFDGCTQWQRLLDTADLNLDHRKLPVGEKYPLRACSVAILRVLGADAMPMPMSPIELPPASSTKDRPPVATTTEVQRNPPTAANPSSTG
- a CDS encoding alpha-1,4-glucan--maltose-1-phosphate maltosyltransferase; the encoded protein is MQPLESGRRRVVMEGIRPQVDGGRFAMKRIVGDGVVVEADVFTDGHEELAVKLQHRHEDESEWHELPMVPLGNDRWRGEFSVHRLGRHRYRIESWVDRFLSWRHDLEKRAAVGQDLHVDLLIGMELVRAATQRASGIDSQRLAQFAERIAAEGSFQSSSPSTRCAVAAHADLLALMDRYADRTLATMSHEIPIAVDDERAAFSAWYELFPRSYGKEIGQHGTLQDAIARLPYIAEMGFDVLYLPPIHPIGRAFRKGKNNAATADPSDVGSPWAIGGPEGGHKAIHPQLGTTDDFHALVAAAADRNIELALDIAFQCSPDHPYVREHPNWFRGRPDGTIQYAENPPKKYQDIFPFDFECDDWRALWEELTSIFLFWIEHGVRIFRVDNPHTKPFAFWETCIAEVKRVRPDAIFLSEAFTRPKIMYRLAKLGFTQSYTYFTWRNSKQELTEYFTELSQSALADVFRPNLWPNTPDVLHSYLQTGGRPAFIARAILAATLGANYGIYGAAFELLEHAPREPGSEEYLNSEKYELKRWEFERPDSLRELLARLNRIRREHAALQRNGSVTFHAIDSDQLLAFSKQAAIGDDKVLVVVNLDPHQTHSGWLELPAEYADGCEAIDLLATSAFRWHSPRVYIELNPQTAVAHVFHLRR